The genomic DNA ACCATTTCTGTTACCTCCCTGAGTGTGTATAAATAATGTGCCAGTGCACATTTGCAAAGAACTTTGAACTGAGTGGGATTTGAACTGTCCCCAGGAACAGGGTGATTTCAGTAGATGGAGATGAGGTACAGTCTCAGCTGGAGAAACAGTATCTTCAAAGCAAGGGTGTGTGCAGGAATTAGAAAGCATTGGGCTTGACCTGGACTCTGAGCACAAAGGAACTGTGTTCAAGTGGTGTGTGCTTGTTTGAGTTGCAGTCTCATTGTGCAGTTCTGGCTCCgtcagaactcactgtgtagaccaggctaggcctAGACTTCATAGACTGCTGggtggggttaaaggcatgtgccatcacatttAGGCGTGCGATCAGGTGTTGAAGGGCCTAAGTGAGACTTACTGATTCAAATTAATTGCATCTGGGCCACCTCCATTAGTTTTGAGACATGGAAATTTGGCTCCAGATGAGGGCAGGGTCTGAGGATGGGTGGATACAAGAGCAGggacagagaaatcagacacagGACGCTTCTTAGTTCCTTTGTAGGAGTGatggacagacaggaagtgcaTCTCGGTATGGCTTTGCTTACTCTGACAACCTGTATCTCCCAGGCTTTATTTATACACAGAATCATCCCCTCACAGTCTCTGGTCATTGATTACAAAGTCTTCATGGCACATACTTTTTCTAAAGTCATCCATGATTACAGAAGCATACCAAAGTAAAAgaagcaaagcaagcaaacagcAAGTTTCATGACAACTAAAGTATAATTTtaactcagttttcttttcttcagtcagTGAAGTCCTGATCTGACAAGTCTGCTCAGGAAACCAGGCAGTTCACTGAGTCaagatgttctttctctcttctgtgtctctgtcatgACTCTTGTCCCAGTATGGTTTCTATCTTTATTACAATCctataaagaataaaagaagccaggtgttggtggcgcacgcctttaatcccagcactcaggaggcagaggcaagtggatctctgtgagttcgagaccagcctggtctacaagaactagttccaggacagcctccaaaaccacagagaaaccctgtcttgggggaaaaaaaaaaaagaataaaagaacaacAAGATTCCTAAAACTTCTTACTTCGCCTTCAGAGGGCTACGCAGGCCCATTGACCAATTAATTTTATAATCAAAAATCTTTTCCttgttccttctagttccatatTTCTGGATAATGAATGAAAACCTAATGATTTAGTTATAACTGATCGGCTTCTAAAATTTCCCtaagtttttcttcttaaatgatTTATTCCAGATCCTGCGTCTCATGCTAATTAGTACACTTAAGTAATATGTCTATAGAAGATTCAATCAAGCAGCAGCCCCAGGACACTTGGCACCACCAGAGATTTTTACATTCTGGTGTGTGGTAACACGATGTACAGAACGTGGGGATTTGGCATTTCAAAAGAATTTCTTGTGTCCTGGCTGAGGAGAGTAACACTAGCCAGCTGCTGTATACGTAAGTCACAGTCTTAGGACATGGATCCATCTGTGTTATTGTAAGCCAGACACTCACACCAGATACTTCTCTGAAAGAATGTTTTATGGTGACTCCAAATTACCTACACTGCTGGTTCATAGTAGACACTTAAAAATTTGTTTCTGGTTTGAGAATTGCTAATCATGCATGGTCAACATAAACTTTCGTGTGTCTCAGTCTCCTCCTAGAGGCGTTTTTCAACAGTCTTGCCATTTGGGGCTCATCAAATCCATTTgcatatgtataaacacacagcTTTGTAAACTTTAAAATGATAGCAGATCATACACACTTAACAGaagttgtttgtattttatggTTTCAAAACTGTATGTCATagtaaaaatgtttataattctGATTCTAGAAgaattctccttttgttgtttagagtaatgttttttgcttttctttcatccAAAGAGAATTCACACTGAACTTACCAATGAAAGATCCATTGCAACCcagtttttctttgcttcctgaatgcCACTCAACACAGTGTTTTCTCTAGATTTCAAATATTACATGCTAAGTTTCTTCCTAAATTCTGGTCTACTTTTAGACTTTGTGGACCTGTCTACTGTGGTAGATTTGGATATGCTAGAGCTGATGTTTATTTTCAGAATTGTCTCATaggttatttctttttctttttagctgtactttacatatgtaaaagaaattcATTATAGTTTTACtccttagctttttgttttgttttgtttttttcaatagggttttgctgtgtagctttagctgtcctagaactctgtctggaactcactctgtaggccaggctgaccttgaactcacaaagatctactacctgcctctctctcccaagtgctgggattaaaggtgtgtgccaccactgcttcaCATGTACTTAGATATCCATCATCACAACCCCACAACCCTCAAAACACCCTTCACCCTGCCAGGCATTCACTGtgaatctgaggtcagcctggtctacagagtgagtcccaggacagccagaactatgctgagaaatcctgtttcaaaaaaaaaaacaaaaacaaaaaaaaaagaaaaaaaataaacaaaaatctactTCAGCTTAAATTGTCACTGAATAAATTTCTATccttataattttatgttttaagaaaTTACCACTGATTAATTGATATGCCTAGAATTTTGCCTCTTAATAAGTATTGAATAATTTTTTAAGGTACTCCACTTTAGCAGTGGTTTTCAATCTTTCTAATGCTGCAGGGCtctagtacagttcctcatgttgtggtgacccccaacccataaaattgtttttgttgctacttcataactgtaattttgttactggtAGGAATCGTAATATacatatctatgttttctgatggtcttaggtgaccccactgaaagggtcttttgacccccaaaggggtcatgacccacaggctgagaaccactgcactgtAGCCTTGACTAGCCTAGCAGTCACATAGATCCAAATCCTATTTGTAGCTGATGTTCAATAGTAATTTTTAATACCTTAATGTGGTTATTCTTATTAGGGACGCTGCTATTACTATTTATAATGGTTATTTCTCTTAGATTCATGGTAGGGTGATTTATCATTTATGATCCTGCTGTGGTTGTACATGCTTTTggcctagcacttaggaggcagggcaGAAAGATCAGAGCTCAAGGATGCCGAGTGAGTTGGAGGACGTTTAGACCGCAGAACAGAAGGGACTCTAATGGAGCTCATTTATATTGTGTAAATCATCttgtccattgtataaatattctGACTTTATACTGATTTTGTGCTTGGCTACTGCACTGATTGCTCATTTGCAACATTCAGAGGCATTATTCTATAACTAGTGGTAATTTTGGGGCTTTCTATACATGTAATTTTCGACTTTCTCCTTTTGTGTGACTTTTTTCTCTTGCTGAATGAGGGCAGCCGGGCTGCGCATCCACTCAGCTCTGGGCTGCCATTTACCTTCTCTGGGCTTGGCAGCCCTTTCTTGTGTGTTGTGGGTTGgaatttcacatttttgtttctggGAAACTGACATTTGCAGCTTTGTTTCATGTTCTTGTGTGGACAATTCTTAAAAAAAGAGCCAAAAAGCTAGTTGTTGCCATCCAAGTCTCACGGACTCCTTAAAAAGGCATGCACTGATCCAGATGCACTGAAATCCTTGCTGGCGAAAACAAGACAGCTGTTCCTTTCCCACTGCCTATGGCTCATCTCTTCTGTCCTCAGTTTTCAGGGTTGGTCAGTTAAATTCCTGCAGATCAAATGTACGCCAGCACAGAACTGAGTTGGCACCATTGACGGCTAGTGTAGTGTAGCCTTAGTGACTTGCTTCCAAAGGATAAAATATGGAAAGGGAAGAATAGCAACTTTCCCGTACAGATTGCTGACAGATACTGCCTCACCTGTCCATGGTAAGCGGCAGTGAGAAGCTGTGTTGATGGGCCTTGTGTGGTGCTGCAGAAATGGTTTGGAGGACTTTGATGCAGTTCCAGGACCCGagaggtggctcacacctatctgtaactccaattctggcctcctcaggcactgcacacatgtggagcacatacatacgtatgtacatacatacatacatacatacatacatacatacatgcatacatgcatacatacacacacacacacacacacacacacacacacacacacacacacacacacatacatgcatacatgcatacatgcaggcaaaatacccagacccataaaaatagataaatctttagaaaaaaagtttGTGGTTTTCCAGAGTGTGGTGTTGGAGAAAGTCACCCTGTCTGGAATGAAAACTCGTGTCCTTAGTCTATGGAATCTATAAATATGAGGGTAGAAAACAACCTAAGTAGATGACAGTTAATTCTCAAAGTTGTTACTGTTGTAAGGAACAAGGTAAAAAGGAAATTCAGATCGCAGGAGAGTAAGAACAGTGCAATATGGATCCTGCAATATGGAAAAAGGCTATGCTAGGAAAACAGTTGAAATTCAGCTGTGGACCCAGTATTGGTGTCCCCTAAAATTTGGTGCATTGAAACTTACATCCCTGCAccccagatgatttttttttaaaagtaggaacttctctctctgtctctctgtgtctctgtgtctctgtctctgtctctgtctctctccccctccctccctccctccctccctccttggtttttctagacagagttctCTTTGGggcagtcctggctgttctaggactcactttgtagactaggctggcctagaactcattgagatccacctgcctctgcttccgaagtgctgggattaaagggtgtgccaaCACTACCTGGCCatgggattatttttttttcagctttaaaaaaatatttacctaattatttattttgcatgccaactgcagtttccccccCTCTTCACAGTCCCACCCCCTACCTTCCCTGTGCCAGcacccccatcatctcttctgtttctgttcagaaaggggcaggcctcccgtGGGTATCAATCAATAACGCATGACAtattaagttgcagtaagaccaagcatatatacagaaggacatcccccatcacatgagtcctggggatctgGGCTCCATTCCTCATGAATGTACAGTGAGCACTTTACCCAGTAGGTCATTTCCCTGGCCCCTCTTTACATTCTTGCCAGCACTGTCTTTGTCCTTTTGGTAACAACACATCTTAACAGGTGTGAGATGGTGTCTTACTGAGATTTTGATTGTCATTTCCTTAATGCTTAATGACACTATTTTTTTAATCTACCTTTTGAGCATTTGTGTATCTTACTTACATTGACAGAGTGTACCTGCTCTGAAATtgtgggggtttgtttttgtttatttccttgctATTATTGTTTGAGCTCTATATATGTTTTGAATATTTCTCCTTAACTGAATGTCTGGCTTAAAAGTATTTTCTCCCCATCCATAGGCTCTTTCCTTGAATTTTCTTGTCCGTGAAGAAAGTTTTTAGTTTTGTATAATACCACTTGTCTATTtgcatttgattttgttttgtttttgtctttcctctttttctgttgtttcttgtattctgttacttaaaaaacaaatcattgCCCACGCCAGTGTCATGAGAgcttttcctctctgcttcctggtaatctttcagtttcttttctaagtctttaatttattttggcttcAGTTGAATTTTATATATGATGTGAGGTAACAGTCctctttcattcttctgcatataGATAGATATCCAGTTTTCACAACTGTGTATTGACTGTCATTATGTGTTCTTGGCATCTTTGTTGGAAATCTATTGACCACACATTCATGCGTTTATTTCTGGGCTCTCTGTCCTGTTCCTTTGGTTGATGTGTCAATGTTTTTTACTAATTATTCATAGCTTTGGTTTACAGGGTAATGGGATGccccaattttgtgtttttgtttttgtttttcttatgatTGCCTTGACTGGTGGGTTTCTGGGGAGtatttattaaaaagtaatattaGAATTTTGATGGACATTGTGCTAAATTTGTAAATCAATTTTAGTAGCATGAACATTTGAACTATTAATTCATCATTTCTATGAACATGAAATATCAccatttatatgtgtttttggtttctttcatCAGTATATAGTTTGCTCTGACCAGGTCTCCTTGGGTAAATTTATTGctgagcattttatttttataataattataaatgataattttgatttctcttttgGATAGATTACGGCTAGTGTGTAGAAACAATGCTAATTGTTGATGTGTAGCCTCTACTTTTACTATGTTCAATTATTAGTTCTAATTATGCATTTGTGTACacctatgtatgtatatgccaGCATGTATCCATGTATCCATGCATCTGTCTGAGGAAATCTGTCTGTTCTGGCATACTTCTAATAATATCAGAGTCACCTGGGTCAATGATAGCCAGTGTGCATACTCTGTAGTATTTTCCACATGCTGTGCCCAGTTCAATGTTATTGCTACTATAGTGATGGGCTCTGGTTTTAGCCAACATGGCATAGTATTCTATTTCAGATTTCCTCAAAGCTGGACAGTTGTTGGCGAGGATGACCAACTTGGCTTTGCCCTGCCTGATCATCTTGAATGTCTGTTTGTAGCCCTGCACATACTTTCCACTTTTCATAACAAGCTGCAGCCTACAGTTGATGTACTCCAGGGACTTTTTCGTCTTCCTTGCAgccaccatcttcctgcctcaggttcaGCACAGCCCCCAACCAAGAGCAGCTGCCAAGATGGCTGGGGAGCCAGAAAGGCAGGTGAAGTATCTTAAAGCTTACTTAAAGGATAAGGTACCTGTCTTagggtatctattgctgtgaagagacaccgagacaccatgaccacagcaactttctTTTGGGGTGGgaggtgttttgagacagggtttctctgtgttactttggagcctgtcctgaaactcgctttgtagaccaggctggcctggaattcaaagagatcctctgcctttgcctgcctctgcctctgcctctgcctctctgcctctctctctgcctctctctctgcctctctctctgcctctctgcctctctctctgcctctctctctgccgctctctgcctctctctctgccgctctctgcctctctctgcctctctatgccTCTATGCCTCTATGCCCCTCTGCCTCTATGCccctctggctctgcctctgcctctgcctcctctgcctctgcct from Cricetulus griseus strain 17A/GY chromosome 10, alternate assembly CriGri-PICRH-1.0, whole genome shotgun sequence includes the following:
- the LOC113837473 gene encoding 60S ribosomal protein L30-like → MVAARKTKKSLEYINCRLQLVMKSGKYVQGYKQTFKMIRQGKAKLVILANNCPALRKSEIEYYAMLAKTRAHHYSSNNIELGTACGKYYRVCTLAIIDPGDSDIIRSMPEQTDFLRQMHGYMDTCWHIHT